One Cohnella candidum genomic region harbors:
- the larB gene encoding nickel pincer cofactor biosynthesis protein LarB gives MDTNEDWKTADLGFAQVDMDRERRNGFPEVIFGEGKSAEQIAAIMKELSGRSSRVLATRVDAVKAEQIVNAVEGAVYHSAARAITWRKSGLEAVESAGYVAVVCAGTTDIPVAEEAAVTVEWMGSRAERIYDVGVAGIHRLFARLEEIRDANAIIVVAGMEGALASVVGGLVSKPVIAVPTSVGYGANFHGFAALLAMLNSCAPGVTVVNIDNGFGAGYAAGLINKNRGVPAEH, from the coding sequence ATGGATACGAACGAGGACTGGAAAACGGCTGATCTCGGATTTGCCCAAGTGGATATGGACCGTGAGCGCAGGAACGGGTTTCCCGAAGTCATTTTCGGAGAAGGTAAATCGGCGGAGCAGATCGCCGCGATCATGAAAGAGCTGAGCGGCCGTTCGTCCCGGGTTCTCGCCACCAGGGTCGATGCAGTCAAAGCGGAACAAATCGTGAACGCGGTGGAAGGCGCCGTCTATCATTCGGCCGCAAGGGCGATCACCTGGCGCAAAAGCGGCTTGGAGGCGGTTGAATCGGCGGGTTATGTGGCCGTCGTTTGTGCCGGTACCACGGACATTCCCGTCGCCGAGGAAGCGGCCGTAACCGTGGAGTGGATGGGCAGCCGGGCGGAAAGGATCTACGACGTGGGAGTGGCGGGGATTCACCGGTTATTCGCCCGGCTCGAGGAGATTCGGGATGCCAACGCGATCATCGTCGTCGCCGGCATGGAAGGAGCGCTCGCGAGCGTCGTGGGGGGATTGGTGTCTAAACCCGTCATCGCGGTGCCGACAAGCGTCGGCTACGGTGCGAATTTCCATGGGTTCGCGGCATTGCTCGCCATGCTCAATTCGTGCGCGCCCGGAGTCACCGTCGTAAATATCGACAACGGGTTCGGAGCGGGGTATGCCGCAGGACTGATCAACAAGAACCGCGGCGTTCCGGCGGAGCATTAG
- a CDS encoding dienelactone hydrolase family protein, translating to MAEILLFHHALGLTKGIYAFADELRREGHIVHTPDLFEGRVFTTIEEGMAYVEEAGFEKIIERGTDAAGEFPSEIVYAGFSLGVVAAQKLAQTREGARGALFFYSCVPTTAFGSPWPADLPVQIHGMDADPYFMDEGDVEAARELVASAHQAELFLYPGDQHYFADSSLPSYDAEATALLLRRVLDFLSKNM from the coding sequence ATGGCCGAGATCTTGCTATTCCATCACGCACTGGGACTGACGAAGGGAATTTACGCTTTCGCTGACGAGCTGAGAAGAGAGGGGCACATCGTCCACACTCCCGACCTCTTCGAGGGGCGCGTGTTTACCACGATCGAGGAAGGCATGGCCTATGTCGAGGAAGCGGGGTTCGAGAAGATCATCGAACGGGGTACGGATGCAGCCGGAGAGTTTCCGTCCGAGATCGTCTATGCGGGGTTTTCGCTCGGGGTCGTCGCCGCCCAGAAGCTCGCCCAGACTCGTGAAGGAGCCCGCGGCGCGTTGTTCTTTTACTCCTGCGTTCCGACTACGGCGTTCGGCTCCCCTTGGCCGGCGGACCTGCCGGTTCAGATTCACGGAATGGACGCCGACCCCTATTTCATGGACGAGGGCGATGTTGAGGCGGCACGCGAGCTTGTGGCGTCGGCTCATCAGGCTGAGCTTTTCTTGTACCCAGGAGATCAACACTATTTCGCCGACAGCAGTTTACCGTCCTATGACGCTGAGGCGACGGCGCTCCTTTTGCGGCGCGTGCTTGATTTTCTCTCCAAAAATATGTAA
- a CDS encoding diguanylate cyclase domain-containing protein yields the protein MRKFADDLRRWNRGIIGLCAGSIGILLMTFTVQVGEHVIVDARQIAVMMGAFFGGLPAALISVFMIAAFRILKFGVNEPAIVASMSAFVMAVLSAWVGKYVVRFHWKWMAMTAVSLIPVAISFSILVPHRAEMLIFVYTSFIIACSLYCIFVLGMQYRAIEAQRSKERAELEVSAVKQELAETIRLQQGLTFKMKKVNDKFIYTMADGQLLYQLGLSPERCVGKTVEEVMPASMVSYINGIYERVWAGETVEYESGFNGFTYLNWINPVRNSEGKVIEAIASGADITARKKAEKKLSDSELRHRRLVALSPNAILVAIDGKIAMGNQQAAYLIGIENEADLADRSLFSLVPEEYRTSFVQAVQEVKSENDPIIHVESKFMKFDGTVMDVEVSIAAVPYNDKLGVMLSIRNVTERKLAELRLQEANQMLSRMATKDGLTGISNRRHFDEMLDTEWKRAIRESSAITIVMCDIDHFKAYNDTYGHLGGDECLKKVASAIDAAATRPGDMAARYGGEEFILLLPDTDLNGGQEVASRLREAVLSLRLPHEKSQAGEIVTISAGVASLVPQADFEPKMLIDLADKALYQAKLNGRNRVAATVS from the coding sequence ATGCGTAAATTTGCCGATGACCTCCGCCGTTGGAACAGGGGGATCATCGGGTTATGTGCCGGTTCCATCGGCATTTTGCTGATGACTTTTACCGTGCAGGTGGGAGAGCACGTCATTGTCGATGCGAGGCAAATCGCCGTGATGATGGGGGCTTTTTTCGGAGGACTGCCTGCTGCCCTTATCTCGGTATTCATGATCGCGGCTTTTCGGATTCTGAAATTCGGCGTAAACGAGCCGGCCATTGTGGCCTCGATGAGTGCGTTTGTCATGGCTGTCTTGTCCGCGTGGGTCGGGAAATACGTCGTTCGCTTCCATTGGAAATGGATGGCGATGACCGCCGTCTCCTTGATTCCCGTCGCAATCTCTTTTAGCATCTTGGTACCTCACCGTGCAGAAATGCTGATTTTCGTTTATACGTCGTTTATTATCGCCTGCAGCTTGTATTGTATCTTCGTTTTGGGGATGCAGTATCGAGCGATCGAAGCGCAGCGCTCGAAAGAAAGAGCGGAGCTGGAAGTATCGGCCGTGAAACAGGAATTGGCGGAAACGATACGCCTGCAGCAAGGGCTTACCTTCAAGATGAAGAAAGTGAACGACAAATTCATCTATACGATGGCGGACGGGCAGCTGCTTTATCAGCTCGGATTATCGCCGGAGCGTTGCGTTGGGAAAACGGTAGAAGAAGTGATGCCCGCCTCGATGGTATCGTACATCAACGGCATTTATGAACGGGTATGGGCAGGAGAAACGGTCGAATATGAGTCCGGCTTTAACGGATTCACGTATTTAAACTGGATCAATCCCGTACGGAATTCAGAAGGAAAAGTGATCGAGGCGATTGCTTCGGGAGCGGATATCACGGCCCGCAAAAAAGCGGAAAAGAAACTCAGCGACAGTGAACTGAGGCATCGCCGGCTGGTTGCATTGAGTCCGAATGCGATCTTAGTAGCCATTGACGGTAAAATCGCCATGGGCAACCAACAGGCGGCTTACTTGATCGGAATAGAAAACGAAGCGGATTTGGCGGACCGGAGTCTATTCTCCCTGGTGCCCGAAGAGTACCGAACTTCCTTTGTTCAAGCCGTGCAGGAAGTAAAGTCCGAGAACGACCCGATTATCCATGTGGAAAGCAAGTTCATGAAGTTCGACGGCACGGTCATGGATGTGGAGGTATCCATAGCGGCAGTGCCTTATAACGATAAACTCGGCGTGATGCTTAGCATTCGGAACGTAACGGAACGGAAACTGGCGGAGCTGCGTTTGCAAGAAGCTAATCAGATGCTTTCGCGAATGGCGACGAAAGACGGACTCACGGGCATATCGAATCGGCGCCATTTCGACGAGATGCTGGACACGGAGTGGAAAAGAGCGATCCGCGAATCGAGTGCGATCACGATCGTTATGTGCGATATCGATCATTTCAAAGCTTATAACGATACCTACGGGCACCTCGGCGGTGACGAATGTTTGAAAAAAGTGGCGTCCGCGATCGATGCGGCCGCCACGCGTCCCGGGGACATGGCGGCTCGATATGGCGGGGAAGAATTCATTCTTCTGCTGCCCGACACGGATCTGAACGGAGGCCAAGAGGTGGCTTCGCGATTACGGGAGGCCGTACTCAGCCTTAGGCTCCCTCACGAAAAATCGCAAGCCGGCGAAATCGTCACCATAAGCGCCGGAGTGGCGTCGCTCGTGCCTCAGGCCGACTTCGAGCCGAAAATGCTGATCGACTTGGCGGACAAAGCCCTCTATCAAGCCAAGCTGAATGGGCGCAATCGGGTCGCTGCGACTGTCTCATAA
- a CDS encoding LarC family nickel insertion protein — MKVLYFDCFSGISGDMALAALTDAGASRDFILEGLSKIDADPFEISWSPVNKQGIMSLKADIRIDEAAASHHRHYADIVKLINRSGIDPKAAEYSLAIFKKIGEAEGKIHGIPLNQVHFHEVGAMDSIIDVIGVSLALVSLGIDRIVASPVPVGGGMIDCQHGRYPVPAPATLELLKGWQIAATPHRKELTTPTGAGIIAALAQECTESFPRMQVQTVGYGAGTRDLPNQPNVLRVVTGIAPDESHQHRHGHDHHHHGHNHHYHGHDHHHDHDHHHDHDHHHDHDHHHDHDHHHEHTHD, encoded by the coding sequence ATGAAAGTTTTGTATTTCGATTGTTTCTCGGGGATCAGCGGCGATATGGCGTTAGCGGCTTTAACCGATGCCGGCGCCAGCCGCGATTTCATTCTGGAAGGATTAAGCAAAATCGACGCGGATCCGTTCGAAATTTCCTGGAGTCCGGTGAACAAACAAGGGATCATGTCGCTGAAGGCGGACATCCGGATCGATGAAGCCGCGGCTTCCCACCATAGGCATTACGCGGACATCGTGAAGCTGATTAACCGTTCCGGCATCGATCCCAAAGCCGCAGAGTACAGTTTGGCGATTTTCAAGAAAATCGGGGAAGCGGAAGGGAAGATTCACGGGATCCCGTTAAACCAAGTGCACTTCCACGAGGTCGGCGCCATGGACTCGATCATCGACGTGATCGGGGTGTCCTTGGCGCTCGTTTCGCTGGGTATCGATCGAATCGTGGCTTCGCCCGTACCGGTCGGGGGAGGCATGATCGACTGCCAGCACGGCCGGTATCCCGTTCCGGCTCCCGCCACCCTGGAACTGCTGAAAGGATGGCAGATCGCGGCGACCCCGCACCGCAAGGAGCTCACGACCCCGACGGGGGCCGGCATCATCGCCGCGCTCGCGCAGGAATGCACGGAGTCCTTTCCCCGGATGCAGGTTCAGACGGTCGGTTACGGAGCCGGCACCCGCGATTTGCCGAACCAACCGAACGTTTTGCGCGTCGTAACGGGTATTGCGCCGGACGAATCCCATCAGCATCGCCATGGACACGATCACCATCATCATGGTCACAATCACCATTATCATGGTCACGACCATCACCATGATCACGACCATCACCATGATCACGACCATCACCATGATCACGACCATCACCATGATCACGACCATCACCATGAGCATACTCACGATTGA
- a CDS encoding sensor histidine kinase, whose product MKNTTFGKVTVLILCLLIPIILLYGYSNQVSIDTVRDTIEDQNRSRLGFFVNQMDMMVDQLVKHSVTASLDFSIREYLDGRGKNDQRVQLQRQSRIVDMLNMQTSTSAWSNQIIFYLRDSKEIISTDYSAKYSDELINSRKKGVWLHENALSFGLKENLFSRIQETEHPNLLVEVRFNDANLKNMLVSLKQQEAREPFLYHPGEEPIMGFDANYTTVQQTAAQLERQKLKDNGSFNVTMNGGKYIVHYVRSPSLGWYLVDVVPLESYFSPINKSRNLFYTSIALLMALSVLAALLLYRNVQRPISLLLRGVQRMKEGEFSFRLNKRPGNEFDFLFGSFNEMATQIQELIDKVYKETLRSQEATLKQLQSQINPHFLYNCLFYIKNMASLGDKQAVVDMALNLGEYYRYTTRLENSMTTLREELKLIRNYLNIQSARLQRFQFEIEVPEPMLSLEIPRLLLQPLVENAVLHGVENNLQFGIILVRGDQENGVNRITVDDNGLGLSDEELAALQAKVSMPIDENTGTGLWNIHQRLIYMYGGKSGLYFAKSPLGGFRASLIWEDRGEQR is encoded by the coding sequence ATGAAAAACACGACGTTCGGAAAAGTAACCGTTCTCATCCTTTGTTTGTTGATACCGATCATCCTTTTATACGGTTACTCGAACCAGGTCAGCATCGATACGGTGCGCGATACGATCGAGGATCAGAATCGCAGCCGGCTCGGCTTTTTCGTCAACCAGATGGACATGATGGTCGACCAGCTTGTGAAGCACTCCGTAACCGCCAGCCTGGATTTCAGCATCCGGGAGTACTTGGACGGCAGAGGGAAAAACGACCAGCGCGTGCAGCTTCAACGGCAATCCCGGATCGTCGACATGCTGAATATGCAGACGTCCACGAGCGCATGGAGCAATCAGATCATCTTTTATTTACGGGATTCCAAAGAGATCATCTCTACGGACTACTCGGCCAAATACAGCGACGAATTGATCAACAGCCGGAAGAAGGGCGTATGGCTGCACGAGAACGCCTTGTCTTTCGGGTTGAAAGAGAATCTATTCTCTCGTATTCAGGAAACCGAGCATCCCAATCTGTTGGTGGAAGTCCGGTTTAACGACGCGAACCTGAAGAACATGCTGGTATCGCTCAAGCAACAGGAGGCGCGGGAGCCTTTTCTCTACCACCCCGGCGAAGAACCGATCATGGGTTTCGATGCCAATTACACCACCGTGCAGCAAACGGCGGCACAACTGGAACGTCAAAAGCTGAAGGATAACGGCAGCTTTAACGTCACGATGAACGGCGGGAAATATATCGTCCACTACGTCCGTTCCCCTTCTCTCGGCTGGTACTTGGTTGACGTCGTTCCGCTTGAGAGCTATTTTTCTCCGATCAACAAAAGCCGCAACCTTTTTTATACTTCCATCGCGTTGTTAATGGCGTTAAGCGTATTGGCCGCGCTGCTGCTGTACCGCAACGTCCAACGGCCGATCAGCCTCCTGCTGCGAGGGGTTCAGCGCATGAAGGAAGGCGAATTCTCTTTCCGGTTGAACAAGCGGCCGGGGAATGAATTCGATTTTCTGTTCGGCAGCTTTAACGAGATGGCGACGCAAATCCAGGAGTTGATCGACAAGGTGTACAAGGAGACGCTCCGTTCCCAGGAGGCGACGCTGAAGCAGCTCCAATCGCAGATCAATCCGCATTTTCTGTACAATTGCCTTTTCTATATCAAAAACATGGCCAGCCTGGGAGACAAGCAAGCCGTCGTCGACATGGCGCTTAATCTGGGCGAATATTACCGCTATACGACCCGGCTGGAAAATTCGATGACGACCCTGCGGGAAGAACTGAAGCTGATCCGAAATTACTTGAATATCCAATCGGCGCGGCTTCAGCGGTTCCAGTTCGAAATCGAGGTGCCGGAACCGATGCTGTCGCTCGAAATTCCCCGGCTGCTGCTGCAACCTTTGGTGGAAAACGCGGTCCTGCACGGAGTGGAGAACAACCTTCAGTTCGGGATCATTCTCGTGAGGGGCGATCAGGAAAACGGAGTCAACCGCATTACCGTGGACGATAACGGACTGGGACTATCCGACGAAGAACTGGCGGCGCTCCAAGCGAAAGTCAGCATGCCGATCGATGAAAACACGGGAACCGGCCTGTGGAACATCCATCAACGCCTGATTTACATGTACGGCGGAAAATCGGGTCTGTACTTTGCGAAGTCACCGTTAGGCGGTTTCCGCGCGTCATTGATTTGGGAAGACAGGGGGGAACAGCGATGA
- the larC gene encoding nickel insertion protein, with amino-acid sequence MFTHSQEHVDPDLIRIEANIDDMNPEWIPYVMDKLFEKGANDAVFIPVIMKKGRPGFMFQILASKDRLNEMEDVLFAETTTLGLRYSPVICHRLSRKQTKVETRWGTIRVKTGSYRNRLVQVAPEYEDCARIARNHGVPLKDVYHEARREFDL; translated from the coding sequence ATGTTTACCCATTCGCAGGAACACGTGGATCCCGACCTGATCCGGATCGAGGCGAATATCGACGACATGAATCCCGAGTGGATTCCGTACGTCATGGACAAGTTGTTCGAGAAAGGGGCGAACGACGCCGTCTTCATTCCCGTCATCATGAAGAAAGGCCGTCCCGGCTTCATGTTCCAAATTCTCGCGTCCAAGGACCGGCTGAACGAGATGGAGGACGTGCTGTTCGCGGAAACGACCACGCTTGGCCTTCGTTATTCGCCTGTCATTTGCCACCGCTTAAGCCGCAAACAGACGAAAGTCGAAACCCGGTGGGGCACCATCCGGGTCAAAACGGGCAGCTACCGAAACCGGCTGGTGCAGGTGGCGCCGGAATATGAAGATTGCGCGAGGATTGCCAGGAACCATGGGGTTCCGTTGAAAGACGTCTATCACGAAGCCCGGCGGGAGTTCGACTTGTAA
- a CDS encoding response regulator transcription factor, whose protein sequence is MNEQEKIQLLLVDDEASVVDSLAETLPWESIGVVNVFKAYSGREALEILSTNSVDIMISDIRMPGMSGLELLAQVRRSWKKLKFILLSGHAEFAYAQQAMAHETFDYLLKPVSDEEILSKVALAVETVRKERDEYRMHERVAMAFQESLPKLRGELLNELLQGFKYYPGRLESRLDSLKIRIGLGEPCSLMLVRVEGQLLEMDFYSLSLIEYAIGNMAEEWFEDRFRLWSCKSVHGYLAFVITPTSQSAGELPPEELEQELRQKASQLQLSVERYLRGTVSVLISQRGEFPRDVKRLYDDLLLALRRQVGNQNGLFVQVSDEIEQQPVHSLQKLYEPPLLLHLLESGNWDLTEEKLTGIWNELNQNWADSPEHLTEVFFAVYSSFASFSHKNGRELAAMIGPSLSDVAGLLPSRSISSLQSWIFDSFRMLRQSVENEARDDREIAVQKIKNYVQKHLVEDVSLQRLADYMYMHPVHVSRIFKLQTGENLSDYVLRLKMELAASLLANPAMKSYEISLQLGYQNPNYFNKVFKKYYSLTPQEYRQKLESSRED, encoded by the coding sequence ATGAACGAACAGGAGAAAATCCAGCTTCTGCTGGTGGACGACGAAGCCAGCGTGGTCGACAGCTTGGCGGAGACTCTGCCATGGGAGAGCATCGGGGTCGTGAACGTGTTCAAAGCCTATTCGGGCCGGGAAGCGCTGGAGATTTTAAGCACCAATTCGGTGGACATCATGATTTCCGATATCCGCATGCCCGGCATGAGCGGGCTTGAATTGCTCGCGCAAGTTAGGAGAAGCTGGAAGAAGCTCAAATTCATCCTTCTGTCCGGCCATGCCGAATTCGCTTACGCCCAGCAAGCGATGGCTCATGAAACGTTCGATTATTTGCTCAAACCGGTCAGCGACGAAGAGATTTTGTCCAAGGTCGCTTTGGCCGTGGAGACGGTGCGTAAAGAAAGAGACGAATACCGGATGCACGAACGGGTCGCCATGGCTTTCCAGGAAAGCTTGCCGAAGCTGCGGGGAGAGCTGCTCAATGAGCTGCTTCAGGGATTTAAATATTACCCGGGGCGGCTGGAGAGCCGGCTGGACTCGCTCAAAATCCGGATCGGACTTGGCGAGCCTTGCTCGCTCATGCTGGTACGCGTGGAAGGCCAACTGCTGGAAATGGATTTTTACAGCTTGTCCTTGATTGAGTACGCGATCGGGAACATGGCCGAAGAATGGTTCGAGGACCGCTTCCGCCTCTGGTCCTGCAAAAGCGTGCACGGCTATTTGGCTTTCGTCATTACGCCGACGTCGCAATCCGCGGGGGAGCTGCCGCCGGAAGAGCTGGAACAGGAGCTGCGGCAAAAAGCGTCTCAATTGCAGTTAAGCGTCGAGCGTTATTTGCGCGGTACCGTATCCGTCTTGATCAGCCAAAGGGGCGAATTTCCCCGCGACGTCAAACGCTTGTACGACGATCTGCTTCTCGCGCTTCGCAGACAGGTCGGGAACCAGAACGGGCTGTTCGTGCAGGTTTCGGACGAAATCGAACAGCAGCCGGTTCATTCCCTTCAGAAGCTTTACGAGCCGCCGCTGCTGCTGCATCTGTTGGAATCCGGCAACTGGGACCTGACGGAAGAGAAGCTTACGGGCATTTGGAACGAGCTCAATCAGAATTGGGCCGACTCTCCGGAGCATTTGACGGAAGTTTTCTTCGCCGTGTACTCTTCTTTCGCTTCCTTCTCGCATAAGAACGGCCGGGAGCTGGCGGCGATGATCGGCCCCTCGTTGTCTGACGTTGCGGGACTGCTGCCGAGCCGTTCGATCTCCTCGCTGCAGAGCTGGATCTTCGATTCGTTCCGGATGCTCCGCCAAAGCGTGGAGAACGAGGCGAGAGACGACCGGGAAATCGCCGTGCAGAAAATCAAAAACTACGTGCAAAAGCACCTGGTGGAAGACGTTTCGCTGCAAAGGCTTGCGGACTACATGTACATGCACCCGGTCCACGTTTCGCGGATTTTCAAGCTGCAGACGGGCGAGAACTTGAGCGATTACGTGCTCCGGCTGAAGATGGAGCTGGCAGCCTCCCTGCTCGCCAACCCTGCGATGAAAAGCTACGAGATCTCTCTGCAGCTGGGTTACCAGAATCCGAACTATTTCAATAAGGTGTTCAAGAAATACTACTCGCTGACTCCCCAAGAGTACCGGCAGAAGCTGGAGTCCTCCAGGGAAGATTGA
- the larE gene encoding ATP-dependent sacrificial sulfur transferase LarE, with protein sequence MAVLESTLRDMQSVVVAFSGGVDSTFLLRVALDVLGPDNVLAVTADSETYPERELAEAIEIAGLMGAPHRVIETSELAIPGYRENTANRCYFCKKSLFQHLIPIMAEQGFQNLVFGLIADDLGDHRPGIQAAKEHGVRGPLAEAGLYKREIRELSKEKGLPTWDKPSFACLSSRIAYGETITQQKLTKIDRSEAYLHSLGIRQVRVRTHGNIARIEVEPSQIPVVMEHHDRIAAALIEYGFEYVTVDLSGYRSGSMNKQLTKAGAV encoded by the coding sequence ATGGCGGTTCTTGAAAGTACGCTGCGTGATATGCAGAGCGTGGTCGTCGCTTTTTCCGGGGGCGTGGACAGTACCTTCTTGCTCCGGGTCGCGCTGGACGTGCTGGGACCGGACAACGTGCTGGCCGTGACTGCGGATTCGGAAACCTATCCCGAACGGGAGCTTGCGGAAGCGATCGAGATCGCAGGGCTTATGGGGGCGCCGCATCGCGTCATCGAGACCTCGGAGCTGGCGATTCCGGGATATCGCGAGAATACGGCGAACCGCTGTTATTTTTGCAAAAAAAGCTTGTTCCAGCACCTCATTCCGATCATGGCGGAGCAAGGATTCCAAAACCTCGTCTTCGGCCTGATCGCCGACGATCTGGGCGACCACCGTCCGGGCATCCAAGCCGCCAAGGAGCACGGGGTGAGGGGACCGCTTGCCGAAGCGGGGCTCTATAAGCGGGAGATCCGGGAGCTTTCGAAAGAAAAGGGTCTTCCTACGTGGGACAAACCTTCTTTCGCTTGTCTGTCTTCTCGGATTGCTTACGGCGAGACGATCACGCAGCAAAAATTGACCAAAATCGACCGTTCGGAAGCGTATCTCCATTCGCTCGGCATTCGGCAGGTTCGGGTCCGTACGCACGGGAATATCGCGAGGATCGAAGTGGAACCTTCACAGATTCCGGTTGTGATGGAACATCATGACCGGATCGCCGCGGCATTGATCGAGTACGGGTTCGAATACGTCACCGTCGATTTGTCCGGGTACCGAAGCGGCAGCATGAACAAACAACTTACGAAGGCGGGAGCGGTGTAA
- a CDS encoding urease accessory protein UreH: protein MELFGVLVWGLALGLKHALEPDHVIAVSTIAGQSKSLWRSSLAGVFWGIGHASTLLLTGILLIGLNVMLVGKWALSLEFAVGIMLVFLGSSSIVRFARGRGQAAQRPPQTASIYRKSTLIGVVHGMAGSGALVLLTMSTVKLWWEAVIYIAVFGAGTIGGMLVFSTLIGVPFALTRKSRKLSHALGIVSGGVSAVFGLYYMYNMGIKEGLFRMWLQ, encoded by the coding sequence ATGGAACTGTTTGGCGTTCTTGTGTGGGGACTTGCATTGGGACTGAAACACGCGCTTGAGCCCGATCATGTCATCGCCGTTTCCACCATCGCGGGCCAAAGCAAGAGCTTATGGCGTTCGTCGCTGGCCGGCGTGTTTTGGGGGATCGGCCATGCCTCGACGCTGCTTTTGACCGGCATTCTCCTGATTGGATTAAACGTGATGCTGGTCGGCAAATGGGCCCTGTCGCTGGAATTCGCGGTCGGGATCATGCTCGTGTTCCTCGGCTCCAGCAGTATCGTTCGCTTCGCTCGCGGTCGCGGACAGGCTGCGCAACGGCCGCCGCAAACGGCTTCGATCTACCGCAAGTCGACGCTGATCGGCGTCGTCCATGGGATGGCCGGCAGCGGAGCGCTCGTGCTCCTGACGATGTCCACCGTGAAACTATGGTGGGAGGCCGTCATTTATATCGCCGTCTTCGGAGCGGGTACGATCGGTGGCATGCTCGTGTTTTCAACCCTGATCGGCGTACCGTTTGCTTTAACCCGCAAAAGCCGGAAGCTTAGCCATGCGCTTGGGATCGTATCGGGTGGCGTCAGCGCGGTGTTCGGCTTGTATTACATGTATAACATGGGAATCAAAGAAGGGCTATTCCGGATGTGGCTGCAATAG
- a CDS encoding DUF362 domain-containing protein → MNLHLGRIKLGVSEPIPLPRMVPVRQTFESRRISPDEIDGIVADQFERDEINAKIKPGMRIAVGVGSRGIENIARIVRATVHELKRRGADPFIVPAMGSHGGATAEGQTKILAEYGVTEEFVGAPVRSSMETVHLGEVLDGVEVHFDKTAYEEADGILVVCRVKPHTDFKARIESGIMKMLGIGLGKHKGASYLHKFGMDRFGELLPAVGKFIMERTPILGGVAITEDAYHSTAAIEVVPREQLPGREEELLVEAKRLMPRFWLDEIDVLIVDRIGKNISGSGMDPNVIGRSGTNRSFGDGPAVSRILVRGLTPETKGSAVGIGLAEFTTKRVVEQIDFAPMYTNVITAMEVSGGKLPIILENDEEAVSVAIYTTGKKNYADAKVVRIKHTLAMEEILMSENLLPLVEAHPMMEAIGEPQEWRFDEDGYLPDEP, encoded by the coding sequence ATGAATCTTCACTTAGGCCGCATCAAGCTCGGCGTTTCGGAGCCGATTCCGCTGCCGCGGATGGTGCCGGTACGGCAAACATTCGAATCGAGGCGAATCAGCCCGGACGAAATCGACGGCATCGTGGCCGATCAATTCGAACGGGATGAAATAAACGCGAAAATCAAACCGGGAATGCGCATCGCCGTCGGCGTGGGAAGCCGGGGGATCGAGAACATCGCCCGGATCGTCCGCGCGACGGTTCACGAACTGAAACGGCGCGGAGCCGATCCGTTCATCGTGCCGGCCATGGGCAGTCACGGCGGGGCCACCGCGGAAGGCCAGACCAAGATTCTGGCGGAGTACGGAGTGACGGAAGAATTCGTCGGCGCGCCGGTCCGGTCTTCGATGGAGACCGTTCATCTGGGCGAGGTGCTGGACGGCGTGGAGGTCCACTTCGATAAGACGGCTTACGAGGAAGCCGACGGCATTCTGGTGGTATGCCGGGTGAAGCCGCATACCGATTTCAAAGCCCGCATCGAGAGCGGCATCATGAAGATGCTCGGCATCGGCCTCGGCAAACATAAAGGCGCGAGTTACCTTCACAAGTTCGGCATGGACCGGTTCGGCGAGCTGCTGCCGGCGGTGGGCAAGTTCATCATGGAGCGGACGCCCATTCTAGGCGGAGTGGCCATCACCGAAGACGCCTACCATTCTACGGCCGCCATCGAGGTTGTGCCGCGCGAACAATTGCCGGGCAGGGAAGAGGAACTGCTGGTCGAGGCGAAAAGATTGATGCCGCGTTTTTGGCTGGATGAAATCGATGTGCTCATCGTGGACCGGATCGGCAAAAACATCAGCGGAAGCGGGATGGATCCCAATGTCATCGGCCGCTCGGGAACGAACCGGTCGTTCGGAGACGGGCCTGCCGTGAGCAGGATCCTGGTCCGGGGACTGACTCCCGAAACGAAGGGAAGCGCGGTGGGCATCGGACTCGCGGAGTTTACGACGAAACGCGTCGTCGAACAAATCGATTTTGCCCCCATGTATACGAACGTCATTACCGCGATGGAAGTATCCGGCGGAAAGCTGCCGATCATACTGGAAAACGACGAAGAGGCCGTATCCGTGGCCATTTATACGACCGGCAAGAAAAATTACGCCGATGCGAAGGTCGTCCGGATCAAACATACGCTCGCGATGGAAGAAATCCTGATGTCGGAAAATCTGCTGCCGCTCGTGGAAGCCCATCCGATGATGGAAGCGATCGGCGAACCGCAGGAATGGCGTTTCGACGAAGACGGGTATTTGCCGGACGAACCCTAA